Proteins encoded together in one Bradyrhizobium sp. CB82 window:
- a CDS encoding outer membrane beta-barrel protein yields the protein MKKLALAVSVLAASAMGASAADMAVKAPRYQAPEAVASTWTGFYVGASLGGEQANANWTTTSIGVVAPGFVIPPPTVDGSSPRRFSPSGGRFGGFAGYDYQFAPQWVAGVVVDAAYFDRTVTTVGAPGCTVTCILGVPGPGADVSSVRAQWDANVRGRLGYLVTPNVLLYGTGGIAFQKFSNSITCETSLTDPLCGPTAIPAAATATNSSTRTGWTAGVGIDAKIFANWMLRAEYRYSDFGTWSNSLSLVSPGVSVVTVATNLKLNTHIGMIGLAYQFGGPVVAKY from the coding sequence ATGAAAAAACTTGCTTTGGCGGTGTCCGTTCTCGCGGCCAGCGCAATGGGCGCATCCGCTGCCGATATGGCGGTGAAAGCGCCTCGGTACCAAGCACCCGAAGCAGTCGCTTCGACTTGGACAGGCTTTTATGTTGGAGCCTCGCTCGGCGGCGAGCAGGCCAACGCCAATTGGACGACGACGTCGATCGGCGTTGTCGCGCCGGGCTTTGTCATTCCTCCCCCAACGGTGGACGGTAGTTCGCCGAGACGCTTTAGCCCCTCAGGCGGTCGCTTTGGGGGCTTTGCCGGATACGACTATCAGTTCGCGCCTCAGTGGGTTGCAGGCGTTGTCGTCGATGCCGCGTATTTTGACAGAACCGTTACGACCGTGGGGGCGCCCGGCTGCACGGTCACTTGCATTTTGGGTGTCCCGGGACCGGGAGCCGATGTATCGAGTGTAAGAGCTCAATGGGATGCGAATGTGCGGGGTCGGCTCGGATATCTGGTCACTCCCAATGTGCTGCTCTATGGGACTGGCGGTATTGCCTTCCAGAAGTTCTCCAACTCCATCACCTGCGAAACCAGCCTGACTGATCCGCTTTGCGGACCAACTGCAATCCCCGCTGCTGCGACGGCGACGAACAGTTCCACGCGAACGGGCTGGACGGCCGGAGTCGGCATCGACGCGAAAATCTTCGCAAACTGGATGCTTCGAGCTGAGTATCGTTACTCGGACTTCGGAACGTGGAGCAATTCACTGTCGCTCGTATCGCCCGGTGTTTCAGTTGTAACGGTAGCCACGAATCTGAAACTCAATACGCACATTGGAATGATAGGACTGGCGTACCAGTTTGGTGGCCCCGTCGTTGCAAAGTATTGA